The proteins below are encoded in one region of Helicoverpa zea isolate HzStark_Cry1AcR chromosome 21, ilHelZeax1.1, whole genome shotgun sequence:
- the LOC124640978 gene encoding uncharacterized protein LOC124640978, with amino-acid sequence MPRGRYSVLSGQARKMVHAVLQFMKKEHEEGLLIPLNLVQKRTAAATGISTRTVQRIAATASEAEARPVFRTPGKKRRGVKRVTGIDGFNQGVIKRCVHNFHLTEKKLPTVQALQKKLKADINYQGSMTSLSRILKQSGFQWKKTQYEKRVIIEQTSIRLQRIEYLESIFKYRSEGRPIVYAGESYVDSSQSKPSGDGVKIVKGQGVVIVHAGSEAGFVSDGLLMLKGNPKNTDYHDNLNPDIYERWVRTQLLPGLPENSVVVVDNVSYHNKEEDPAPSSNARKAEMQSWLHKKQISYDDSMLKPQLYKLIAQSKDRYKKYNLDKILKHHNHDVLRLPPYHPDLNPIEMAWAAIKQHVSNKIVTWNVNTVMELIEEKANQIGESEWSGFCAKAMEIEDDYRKSDVVIDNLTEEFVTQANDSTDNSDNYSDSNSEGDSSEEEYFGVNSEDMPSTSDYIFIEELRAVP; translated from the coding sequence ATGCCTCGCGGACGTTACAGCGTTTTAAGTGGCCAAGCCCGGAAAATGGTGCATGCTGTCCTTCAATTTATGAAAAAAGAGCACGAAGAAGGCTTACTAATACCTTTAAATCTAGTTCAGAAACGAACGGCGGCTGCTACAGGAATATCTACGAGAACTGTTCAAAGAATAGCTGCAACAGCAAGTGAAGCTGAAGCGAGGCCAGTCTTCCGCACACCTGGTAAAAAACGTAGGGGAGTCAAGAGAGTGACAGGCATTGATGGGTTCAATCAAGGAGTCATCAAAAGGTGCGTCCATAACTTTCatttaactgaaaaaaaattgccaacagTCCAAGCACTCCAAAAGAAATTGAAAGCCGATATAAATTATCAGGGTTCTATGACCAGCTTAAGTCGAATTCTTAAGCAATCGGGTTTTCAGTGGAAGAAAACCCAATATGAGAAAAGAGTTATAATAGAACAAACCAGTATTCGATTACAGCGCATCGAATATTTGGAAAGTATTTTCAAGTATCGCTCGGAAGGTAGGCCCATTGTATACGCTGGAGAATCATATGTCGATTCTTCCCAAAGTAAGCCATCGGGCGACGGTGTCAAAATAGTAAAGGGTCAAGGCGTGGTTATCGTTCATGCGGGTTCAGAAGCGGGCTTCGTATCCGATGGTCTTTTAATGCTTAAGGGGAATCCAAAAAACACCGATTATCATGATAATTTGAACCCTGACATTTATGAAAGATGGGTTAGAACACAATTATTACCAGGTTTACCAGAAAACTCAGTCGTTGTGGTGGATAATGTATCCTACCACAACAAAGAAGAAGATCCGGCACCATCTTCAAATGCACGAAAAGCAGAAATGCAATCTTGGCTTCATAAAAAGCAAATATCTTATGATGATAGCATGCTGAAGCCACAGCTTTACAAGTTAATTGCTCAAAGTAAAGACAGATATAAAAAGTACAATTTAGATAAAATTCTTAAACACCATAACCACGATGTATTACGGCTGCCCCCTTACCACCCAGATTTGAACCCCATCGAGATGGCATGGGCAGCCATAAAACAACATGTTTCCAATAAAATTGTTACTTGGAACGTCAATACTGTGATGGAATTGATAGAAGAAAAAGCGAATCAAATAGGAGAAAGTGAATGGAGCGGATTTTGTGCAAAAGCAATGGAAATAGAAGATGATTATAGAAAAAGTGACGTTGTCATCGACAATTTGACAGAAGAATTCGTCACTCAAGCAAATGATAGCACTGATAATAGTGATAATTACTCAGATTCCAACTCTGAGGGAGATTCGAGTGAAGAGGAATACTTTGGTGTAAATAGTGAAGACATGCCTTCTACAAGCGACTATATTTTTATCGAGGAATTGAGGGCTGTGCCGTAA